CCGACCGACCTGGCCGTCGAGCCGGACGCCTCCACCGCCTCGTACGTCTTCGCCGCCGCCGCGGTGACCGGACGCTCGGTGACCGTGCCCGGGCTGGGTCGCGACAGCCTGCAGGGCGACCTGCGGTTCGTCGAGGTGCTGCGCACGGCCGGTGCCCGGGTGGAGATCGGGGCGGGAGCCACCACGGTCACCGGGACGGGCCGGCTGCGCGGCGGGTTCGCGGTCGACATGGGGGACATCTCGGACACCTTCATGACGCTGGCGGCGATCGCCCCGCTGGCCGACGCCCCGATCACGGTGCACGGCATCGAGCACGCCCGGTGGAAGGAGTCCGACCGGATCGCCGCGGTCGCCGGGAACCTGCGGCGGCTCGGCGTCGACGTGGTGGAGGGCCCCGACCGGCTCACCGTCCACCCCGGCCCCGTCCGCGGCGGGGTGGTGGACTGCCACCGGGACCACCGGATCGCGATGTCCTTCTCCGTCCTGGGCCTGCAGGTGCCGGGCATCGTGCTGGACGACCCGGCGTGCGTGGGCAAGACCTTCCCGGAGTTCCACACGGAGTTCGCCCGGCTGTTCGGGTGAGACGGCCGAGGGCGCGCCCGGTGGGCGCGCCCTCGAGCACCGCCGTCCCGCGGGACGGCGGTACCCGCGCTCAGCGCGGGTTGAACGGCGACGGTGCGGCGAACCGCCACCGCAGCGTGGTGAAGTCCCGCACCTCGACCACCTGCTCCACCTCGAACTCGACCAGCCGCAGGGCCCCCTGGACGGCCTTGGCCCGTCCCTCGTCCCAGTCGATCCGGGCCTTGCCGGTGACGTGCAGGGCGTGCCCGGACTCCCAGTCGAGGAAGGTCAGGCCGCAGGCCGGGTCGAGCTGGAGGTTGCCCAGGGTCATGTAGAAGGAGTTGCCGAAGTAGTCGGGCCAGACCAGCCGGTCCGGCGCGGTCACCCGGACGAAGCCGGGATCGCCGCCCCGGTGCGAGGCGTCGGCGCCGTGCTGGGGCGCCCGGCTGGCGATGAAGAAGGTGTCCGCCCCGGTGATCCAGCGCTGCTGGTCCTCGTCCAGCAGCGCGGAGCGGCGGACCTGCGGTGCCGGCCCCGCCGGGGCGTCCGGCCGCAGCGCCCGCTGCTGCAGGTACTTGGGGCAGTTGCCCAGCACCTGTTCGGTGGTGACCAGCAGGCCGTCGCCCTCGCGGCGGGCGACTCCGTTGATCCGGATGCGCTGGCTGGACTGCGGCTCGATGGCGAGGATGCCGATGTCCCGCTGCTGGTCGAACACGCCCTCCAGCGGGTCGCCCGGCACCGGCAGCGCGTGGACGGCGATGGTACGGGTGCCGGTCGCGCCGGCGAATCCGCGCGGCCCGGTGACCACGGTCGACCAGGCGGCGCCGGAGTCGTCCACGCCGCCGATCACCAGCATCCGCTGGCGCCGCAGGAAGAGGTCGAACGGCGGCGGGATCTCCGCCCCGAACATCGGCGAGCCCCAGCCGGCATGGCCCTCGCCGGCCTGCTTCTGCACCGCCTGCTCACCCTCGTGGTACGGGGTCTTGACCATCGCTCATCCTCTCTGTGCCATCCGTGCCGCGGGCCGGACGAGGATCCCGCCCCCGCCCGGCCCGCGGTGTTCTCCGGTCGCGTCAGGCGTGCCGGCCGACCAGCCGCACGGTGTCGACGACCCGGTTGGAGAAGCCCCACTCGTTGTCGTACCAGCCGACGATCTTGACCTGGGTGCCGCCGATGACCTTGGTCAGCCCGGAGTCGAAGATGCAGGAGGCCGGGTCGGTGACGATGTCGCTGGAGACGATCGGCTCGTCGGTGTAGCGCAGGATCCCCGCCAGCTCGCCCTCGGCGGCCCGGGCGAACAGCGCGTTGACCTCCTCGACGGTGGTCTCCCGGCCGACCGTGACGGTCAGGTCGGTGACCGAGCCGACGACCACCGGCACGCGCAGCGCGTAGCCGTCGAGCCGGCCGTTGAGCTCCGGCAGCACCTGGCCGATGGCCTTCGCGGCACCGGTGCTGGTGGGCACGGTGTTGCCGGCGGCGGCACGGGCCCGGCGGAGGTCCTTGTGCGGGCCGTCCTGGAGGTTCTGGTCCTGGGTGTAGGCGTGCACGGTGGTCATCAGGCCGTGCTCGATGCCCAGCGCGTCGTTCAGCACCTTCGCCATCGGGGCGAGACAGTTGGTGGTGCAGGAGGCGTTCGAGACGATGGTGTGCGACCCGTCGTCGTACACCGCGTCGTTGACGCCGATCGCGATGGTGAGGTCCTGGTTGGTGGCCGGGGCCGAGATGATCACCTTGCGGGCGCCGGCGGCCAGGTGGGCCTTGGCCTTCTCGGCGTCGGTGAAGACGCCGGTGGACTCGATGACCACGTCGACACCGAGCTCGCCCCAGGGCAGGTCGGCGGGG
The Kitasatospora paranensis genome window above contains:
- a CDS encoding pyridoxamine 5'-phosphate oxidase family protein — translated: MVKTPYHEGEQAVQKQAGEGHAGWGSPMFGAEIPPPFDLFLRRQRMLVIGGVDDSGAAWSTVVTGPRGFAGATGTRTIAVHALPVPGDPLEGVFDQQRDIGILAIEPQSSQRIRINGVARREGDGLLVTTEQVLGNCPKYLQQRALRPDAPAGPAPQVRRSALLDEDQQRWITGADTFFIASRAPQHGADASHRGGDPGFVRVTAPDRLVWPDYFGNSFYMTLGNLQLDPACGLTFLDWESGHALHVTGKARIDWDEGRAKAVQGALRLVEFEVEQVVEVRDFTTLRWRFAAPSPFNPR
- the gap gene encoding type I glyceraldehyde-3-phosphate dehydrogenase, encoding MAIKVGINGFGRIGRSFFRAALEQNADIEVVAINDLTDAATLAHLLKYDSTLGKLPVPVSAGQGEITVDGRTIRVTAERNPADLPWGELGVDVVIESTGVFTDAEKAKAHLAAGARKVIISAPATNQDLTIAIGVNDAVYDDGSHTIVSNASCTTNCLAPMAKVLNDALGIEHGLMTTVHAYTQDQNLQDGPHKDLRRARAAAGNTVPTSTGAAKAIGQVLPELNGRLDGYALRVPVVVGSVTDLTVTVGRETTVEEVNALFARAAEGELAGILRYTDEPIVSSDIVTDPASCIFDSGLTKVIGGTQVKIVGWYDNEWGFSNRVVDTVRLVGRHA